Proteins encoded in a region of the Thunnus thynnus chromosome 8, fThuThy2.1, whole genome shotgun sequence genome:
- the LOC137187322 gene encoding tetraspanin-1 encodes MGCFTFVKLMMVLFNLLIFLGGLTLLAMGIWVTVDGGSFLSLLGPFSRQGMQFVNVGIFCIAIGAALVLLGLLGCCGAHKESKCLLLMFFSIILIIFIAEVAAGVVALAYSSFAEGILRAWVTPALQNDYGSDPVVTKIWNSTMTELNCCGFTNYTDFMGSKFEKENGGSLPPICCWTNSPPCSPDEAERSGVQGCFEDILETLKEHANIVGGIAAGIGVLEIAAMIVSMYLYCHLDNRIS; translated from the exons CTGGGCGGTCTGACCCTGCTGGCCATGGGGATCTGGGTGACCGTGGACGGGGGCTCCTTCCTGAGCCTCTTGGGGCCTTTCTCCCGCCAGGGCATGCAGTTCGTCAACGTGGGCATTTTCTGCATCGCCATCGGGGCCGCGCTGGTGCTGCTGGGGCTCCTCGGCTGCTGCGGAGCCCACAAGGAGAGCAAGTGTCTGCTGCTCATG TTCTTCTCCATCATCCTCATCATATTCATCGCTGAAGTGGCAGCCGGAGTCGTGGCTCTGGCCTACTCCTCATTC gCTGAGGGGATCCTCAGAGCGTGGGTGACTCCTGCTTTACAGAATGATTACGGCAGTGATCCTGTGGTCACTAAGATCTGGAACAGCACCATGACAGAG CTGAACTGCTGCGGTTTCACCAACTACACAGACTTTATGGGCTCAAAGTTTGAAAAGGAGAATGGAGGAAGCCTGCCGCCCATCTGCTGCTGGACCAACAGCCCCCCCTGCAGTCCGGATGAAGCAGAGCGCAGCGGCGTCCAG GGCTGTTTTGAAGACATCCTTGAGACCCTCAAAGAGCACGCCAACATTGTGGGAGGCATTGCTGCAGGAATTGGTGTCTTAGag ATTGCTGCCATGATAGTGTCCATGTACCTGTACTGTCACCTGGACAACAGAATCAGCTGA